The Amblyomma americanum isolate KBUSLIRL-KWMA chromosome 3, ASM5285725v1, whole genome shotgun sequence genome window below encodes:
- the LOC144124296 gene encoding acetylcholinesterase-like, producing MWKRSNWEMLKVVVALSTTVSGLTVLMGFSDDEGPALLESFGNYFGLRDRGLRKAVSSLLALLGLPKDDADEIFRNYPEGVPEGRWAKDLVSDLLVICPVRFFAERLHGLGNRVHGYILHRANPKKDSGASRGYAIRLLFGVANAHSDAPEEQTLGHRMIAVMSHFFKTGELHVENATDNEGEVSLGLAPASTTFSPWVPNLRSEECEKLRRYFPISAEHRGSGNADSS from the exons ATGTGGAAGCGCAGCAACTGGGAGATGCTCAAGGTGGTGGTGGCATTGTCGACGACG GTATCCGGTCTCACGGTGCTCATGGGCTTCTCGGACGATGAAGGACCAGCACTGCTAGAGTCCTTCGGCAACTACTTCGGGCTTCGGGACCGCGGTTTAAGAAAAGCAGTAAGCTCCTTGCTCGCGCTGCTGGGGCTTCCCAAGGACGACGCCGACGAAATTTTTAGAAACTACCCCGAG GGAGTCCCTGAGGGCCGCTGGGCCAAGGACCTGGTGTCCGACCTGCTGGTCATCTGTCCAGTGCGATTCTTCGCAGAGCGGCTGCATGGGTTGGGCAATCGGGTGCACGGCTACATTTTGCATCGCGCCAATCCGAAGAAGGATAGCGGTGCGTCCCGGGGTTACGCGATTCGACTGCTGTTCGGCGTCGCTAATGCGCACTCCGACGCCCCCGAAGAGCAGACACTCGGCCATCGCATGATTGCGGTCATGTCGCACTTCTTCAAAACCGG AGAACTTCATGTGGAGAATGCCACTGACAACGAAGGAGAAGTCAGCCTCGGCCTGGCTCCAGCCTCGACGACTTTTTCTCCATGGGTGCCGAACTTGCGCAGTGAAGAATGCGAAAAGCTACGGCGTTACTTTCCCATCTCCGCCGAGCACCGCGGTTCGGGCAACGCTGACAGTTCATGA